The following proteins come from a genomic window of Dreissena polymorpha isolate Duluth1 chromosome 1, UMN_Dpol_1.0, whole genome shotgun sequence:
- the LOC127866638 gene encoding uncharacterized protein LOC127866638, which yields MNRKPLPAIASRAKPSLGYAENVPRLPLPPICRVPTPHTSGQQQLLPQRTHHLPLKLPPISTGLHQLALELDSNGEVTACSPHSPPYTRSGERLTPEVEVPHLDLTAITGCRPGSSLSYRPASSLGSSASSADYQILFSPNSLSVTRCERNFDNLPDQLNTSYRPTSLGSFPKSTDRKFCEPYTPARPNQKSVRRLTRRGPF from the exons ATGAACCGCAAACCGCTTCCTGCAATTGCATCTCGTGCAAAACCTTCTTTGGGTTACGCAGAAAATGTACCTAGACTTCCTCTACCGCCCATCTGCAGAGTGCCAACACCACATACTT CTGGACAGCAGCAGCTGCTACCTCAACGTACTCACCACCTTCCTCTAAAGTTGCCACCTATAAGTACAGGCCTTCATCAGCTGGCGCTTGAGCTGGATAGTAACGGTGAAGTTACCGCGTGTTCTCCTCATTCCCCGCCGTATACTCGTTCTGGAGAAAGGCTGACACCGGAAGTTGAAGTGCCCCACCTAGATCTTACGGCGATCACAGGATGTAGACCCGGATCCTCACTTTCCTATCGCCCTGCCTCCTCAC TTGGGTCCTCGGCGTCAAGTGCCGACTATCAAATCTTATTCAGCCCTAACAGTCTGTCAGTCACAAGATGCGAGCGAAATTTCGACAATTTACCAGACCAGCTGAATACCTCTTATCGACCCACCTCACTTGGATCCTTTCCAAAATCCACAGACCGGAAGTTCTGTGAACCATATACTCCTGCCAGACCGAATCA GAAAAGTGTTCGTCGGTTGACTCGACGAGGACCATTTTAA